A region from the Neurospora crassa OR74A linkage group V, whole genome shotgun sequence genome encodes:
- a CDS encoding DUF6 domain-containing protein gives MAPDTHSSHPLLDPSSSLPHANSNDDRGRRRTPSPYHQVLYDTESNFDPSAADPSPFSSSGRPSNPRRTTSTSLRSITPVPLAAQALHLDTKLRYRLAAFFLLVSLVTFTVQTELASIVQHDLGWDKAYCMLYLTHGSWVFLFPLQLVVLRLLKREMPWRPFWRQVLWEVRVVGSMVEHQKLDVQTPRRRRGRSRGGQQQQANSPWRYLAYTTAGVTCALTVAGLSWYLAVSMTTPSDLTAIYNCSAFFAYAFSIPLLKERLHMGKIVAVAIAILGVLIVAYGDGNPDSNSGAGEINGGTRFLGNIIIGVGSVLYGLYEVLYKRFACPPEGTSAFRSVTFANTFGSMIGMFTVFVLWIPIPILHWTGIEPFEVPTGRAAWLLFWSIVMNMSFAGSFLVLISLTSPVFSSVASLLTIFIVAMSDWFMTGKPLSGASMLGGVFIMMAFGLLSWSTWKEMEEEEARRRRVVAAGGGGEEEVEDSESDKDEV, from the coding sequence ATGGCGCCCGACACGCACTCCTCCCACCCCCTTCTcgacccctcctcctctcttccgCACGCCAACTCCAACGATGACCGCGGCCGCCGAcgcaccccctccccttacCACCAAGTTCTCTACGACACCGAATCCAACTTCGACCCCTCAGCCGCCGAcccctctcccttctcctcctccggtcGACCCTCCAACCCCCGCCGCACAacttccacctccctccGCTCCATCACGCCCGTCCCCCTCGCAGCACAAGCCCTCCACCTCGACACCAAGTTGCGCTACCGTCtagccgccttcttcttactCGTCTCGCTCGTAACATTCACCGTCCAAACGGAGCTTGCTTCCATCGTCCAGCACGACCTAGGTTGGGACAAGGCCTACTGCATGCTCTACCTAACCCACGGCTCCTGGGTTTTCCTGTTTCCCTTACAACTAGTTGTCCTAAGGTTACTAAAGCGGGAAATGCCCTGGCGACCCTTTTGGCGGCAAGTCTTATGGGAAGTCAGGGTAGTTGGGTCCATGGTGGAACACCAAAAGCTGGATGTACAAAccccgaggagaagaagagggaggtcAAGGGgaggccaacaacaacaagcaaacTCGCCATGGCGGTACCTAGCCTACACCACAGCAGGCGTCACTTGCGCACTTACCGTTGCTGGACTGAGCTGGTACTTGGCCGTAAGCATGACGACCCCGTCGGACTTGACGGCCATTTACAACTGCAGTGCCTTTTTTGCATACGCATTTAGTATCCCGCTGCTTAAGGAAAGATTGCACATGGGGAAGATTGTTGCAGTGGCCATTGCGATTCTGGGTGTTTTGATCGTTGCTTACGGCGATGGCAATCCCGATTCCAATTCGGGCGCAGGCGAGATCAATGGCGGCACCCGCTTCTTgggcaacatcatcatcggcgTCGGATCCGTCCTCTACGGCCTCTACGAAGTCCTCTACAAGCGTTTCGCATGTCCGCCTGAAGGCACCTCAGCTTTCCGAAGCGTCACGTTCGCGAACACCTTTGGAAGTATGATCGGGATGTTCACTGTTTTCGTACTGTGGATTCCTATCCCCATCTTGCACTGGACGGGAATCGAACCCTTTGAAGTCCCCACGGGCAGAGCGGcctggttgttgttttggagTATTGTCATGAACATGAGCTTTGCGGGCAGCTTTCTGGTGTTGATTTCTCTGACGAGTCCCGTGTTCAGCTCGGTGGCGAGCCTGTTGACGATTTTCATCGTGGCCATGTCGGATTGGTTCATGACGGGCAAGCCGCTGAGCGGGGCGTCGATGCTGGGTGGGGTGTTTATCATGATGGCGTTTGGACTGTTGAGTTGGTCGACGTGgaaagagatggaggaggaggaggcgaggaggaggagggtggttgccgccggtggtggtggggaggaggaggtggaggatagTGAGAGTGATAAGGATGAGGTGTAG
- a CDS encoding Swi4, translating into MVKENVGGNPEPGIYSATYSGIPVWEYQFGVDLKEHVMRRRHDDWVNATHILKAAGFDKPARTRILEREVQKDTHEKIQGGYGRYQGTWIPLEQAEALARRNNIYERLKPIFEFQPGNESPPPAPRHASKPKAPKVKPAVPTWGSKSAKNANPPQPGTFLPPGRKGLPAQAPDYNDADTHMHDDDTPDNLTVASASYMAEDDRYDHSHFSTGHRKRKRDELIEDMTEQQHAVYGDELLDYFLLSRNEQPAVRPDPPPNFKPDWPIDNERHTCLHWASAMGDVDVMRQLKKFGASLDAQNVRGETPFMRAVNFTNCFEKQTFPQVMKELFSTIDCRDLSGCTVIHHAAVMKIGRVNSQSCSRYYLDIILNRLQETHHPEFVQQLLDAQDNDGNTAVHLAAMRDARKCIRALLGRGASTDIPNKQGIRAEELIKELNASISKSRSNLPQRSSSPFAPDTQRHDAFHEAISESMVTSRKNSQPNYSSDAANTVQNRITPLVLQKLKDLTATYDSEFKEKDDAEKEARRILNKTQSELKALTASIDDYNSRLDTDDVAAKTAAEMATARHKVLAFVTHQNRISVQEAVKQELAALDRANAVTNGTSTKSKSSSPSKKPKLSPIPDQKDKPPKDENETESEAEHPDPPAAQAHQQQPGPSSQDTEVEDQDREEEEDDYTHRLSLAAELRSILQEQRSAENDYVEARGMLGTGERIDKYKHLLMSCLPPDEQENLEENLEEMIKLMEQEDESVTDLPAGAVGGGGGGNAADGSGGGGQPSNGRRESVLPALRGGNGDGEMSRRGSRTAAAAAAQVDGEREINGRAGAERTERIQEIAAV; encoded by the exons ATGGTCAAGGAGAATGTCGGGGGAAACCCCGAGCCGGGAATCTACAGCGCGACCTATAGCGGT ATTCCAGTATGGGAGTATCAGTTTGGTGTCGATCTCAAGGAGCATGTAATGCGCCGTCGCCACGATGATTGGGTAAACGCTACACATATCCTCAAGGCTGCCGGCTTCGACAAGCCCGCCCGAACGAGAATCCTGGAGCGCGAGGTACAAAAAGACACCCACGAGAAGATTCAAGGCGGATATGGGAGATACCAGG GCACCTGGATCCCCCTCGAACAGGCCGAAGCCCTCGCTCGCCGCAATAACATCTACGAACGGCTAAAACCCATCTTCGAGTTCCAACCGGGCAACGAGAGCCCTCCTCCTGCACCTAGACACGCCAGCAAGCCAAAGGCCCCCAAGGTCAAGCCTGCTGTTCCGACATGGGGCAGTAAGTCGGCAAAGAACGCCAACCCCCCTCAGCCTGGCACCTTCTTACCACCCGGTCGCAAAGGTCTTCCTGCACAAGCCCCAGACTACAACGATGCCGATACGCACATGCACGACGACGATACACCCGACAACCTTACTGTGGCCTCGGCCTCCTACATGGCCGAGGACGACCGCTACGATCATTCACACTTCTCGACCGGGCACAGGAAACGGAAGCGAGACGAGTTGATAGAGGATATGACGGAACAGCAGCATGCAGTCTACGGTGACGAACTACTCGACTACTTTTTGCTCTCTAGAAACGAGCAGCCGGCCGTGCGACCCGACCCTCCTCCCAATTTCAAGCCCGACTGGCCCATCGATAACGAGCGTCACACCTGTCTTCATTGGGCCTCTGCCATGGGCGATGTTGATGTGATGAGGCAGTTGAAGAAGTTTGGAGCTAGCTTGGACGCACAAAACGTACGAGGAGAGACACCGTTTATGCGAGCGGTCAACTTTACCAACTGCTTCGAGAAACAGACCTTTCCGCAGGTTATGAAGGAGCTTTTTTCCACCATCGATTGCCGGGATTTGTCAGGTTGCACAGTCATACATCACGCTGCTGTCATGAAGATTGGGCGTGTCAACAGCCAGTCGTGCTCGCGGTACTACCTCGACATCATCCTCAATAGGTTGCAGGAGACACACCACCCCGAGTTCGTACAACAGCTTCTAGACGCCCAGGACAACGATGGTAACACGGCTGTCCATCTCGCCGCCATGCGCGATGCCCGAAAATGCATCAGGGCCCTCCTCGGCCGTGGCGCCAGCACCGACATCCCGAACAAGCAAGGCATACGTGCCGAAGAGCTGATAAAAGAGCTCAATGCTTCCATCTCCAAATCCCGCTCCAACCTTCCGCAACGATCCTCCAGCCCGTTCGCCCCCGATACCCAACGTCATGATGCCTTCCACGAAGCCATCTCCGAGTCCATGGTCACGAGCCGCAAGAACTCACAGCCGAACTACAGCAGCGACGCGGCCAACACGGTGCAAAATCGCATCACGCCCTTGGTCCTCCAGAAGCTCAAGGACCTTACCGCTACGTATGACAGTGAGTTCAAGGAGAAAGACGACGCCGAGAAGGAAGCCCGGCGCATCCTCAACAAGACCCAGTCCGAGCTCAAAGCCCTCACCGCCTCCATCGACGACTACAACTCCCGCCTCGACACGGACGACGTAGCCGCCAAGACGGCCGCGGAGATGGCCACGGCGCGACATAAGGTGTTGGCGTTCGTGACGCACCAGAACCGCATATCCGTGCAGGAGGCCGTGAAGCAAGAGTTGGCCGCACTGGACCGTGCAAATGCAGTCACGAACGGCACCTCGACCAAATCAAAGTCATCTTCTCCATCCAAGAAACCCAAACTCTCCCCGATACCAGATCAAAAAGACAAACCTCCCAAGGACGAAAACGAAACTGAGTCCGAAGCGGAACACCCAGACCCCCCCGCTGCACAagcacatcaacaacaaccaggcCCCTCCTCCCAAGACACCGAAGTCGAAGACCAAGAtcgggaagaagaagaggacgactACACCCACCGTCTCTCTCTCGCCGCCGAGCTGCGCTCCATCCTCCAAGAACAACGCTCAGCAGAAAACGACTACGTCGAAGCCCGCGGCATGCTAGGCACAGGCGAGCGCATCGACAAGTACAAACACCTCCTGATGTCGTGTTTGCCGCCGGATGAGCAAGAAAACCTCGAGGAAAACCTGGAGGAGATGATCAAGTTGATGGAGCAGGAGGATGAGAGCGTTACTGACTTGCCTGCTGGTGccgtgggcggcggcggtgggggGAATGCTGCTGACGGTTCCGGCGGCGGAGGTCAACCAAGCaatgggaggagggagagcgTGTTGCCTGCGTTGAGGGGTgggaatggagatggagagatgtcgaggagagggagtaggaccgctgctgctgctgccgcccaGGTGGATGGAGAGAGGGAGATTAATGGTCGAGCTGGAGCGGAAAGAACCGAACGAATCCAAGAAATCGCGGCTGTTTAG